One segment of Streptomyces sp. NBC_00576 DNA contains the following:
- a CDS encoding NPP1 family protein, with product MKRRVRTRRASLVLGSAVALVVAFPGTALAAPPGALPANADGTEQTYQPAYDYDTDGCYSTPAIGPTGTLNGGLKPTGSLNGQCRDASDLDNTNGYSRYKCNNGWCAIIYGLYFEKDQALAGSSIGGHRHDWEHVVVWVRDGVAQYVSTSDHGGFSIYPRDQVRWDGTHPKIVYHKDGIRTHCFRLAGTNHEPPENHKGTWQFPALVGWNGYPSGIRDKLTAADWGSANFGLKDGNFNSHLAKAMPAGITFDPNA from the coding sequence GTGAAGAGACGTGTGCGCACCCGAAGAGCCTCGCTCGTCCTCGGCAGCGCGGTCGCGCTGGTCGTCGCCTTTCCCGGTACCGCCCTCGCCGCCCCGCCCGGCGCCCTGCCGGCCAACGCGGACGGCACCGAGCAGACGTACCAGCCGGCCTACGACTACGACACGGACGGCTGCTACTCCACCCCCGCCATCGGCCCCACGGGCACCCTCAACGGCGGCCTCAAGCCGACCGGTTCCCTCAACGGCCAGTGCCGGGACGCCTCCGACCTCGACAACACCAACGGCTACTCCCGCTACAAGTGCAACAACGGCTGGTGCGCGATCATCTACGGCCTCTACTTCGAGAAGGACCAGGCCCTCGCGGGCAGCAGCATCGGCGGGCACCGGCACGACTGGGAGCACGTGGTGGTGTGGGTGCGGGACGGCGTGGCGCAGTACGTCTCGACGTCCGACCACGGCGGCTTCAGCATCTACCCCCGGGACCAGGTCCGCTGGGACGGCACGCATCCCAAGATCGTCTACCACAAGGACGGCATCAGGACGCACTGCTTCCGCCTCGCGGGCACCAACCACGAACCGCCGGAGAACCACAAGGGAACCTGGCAGTTCCCGGCGCTGGTCGGCTGGAACGGCTATCCGTCAGGCATCCGCGACAAGTTGACCGCCGCCGACTGGGGCAGCGCCAACTTCGGCCTCAAGGACGGCAACTTCAACTCCCACCTGGCGAAGGCCATGCCGGCGGGCATCACGTTCGACCCGAACGCCTGA
- a CDS encoding S53 family peptidase — translation MKSRLKLLGLVAAPALLAAAVPAAYAANAVQPHSTRAAVTGDVLKGLNKDATRTGKVAAGKRISVAISLTPRNDKALDTFVAKVSDPRSSSYGHYLTKGQFAARFGRTDAEVKQLKDYLRAQGLTVGKVHSGNLLVDASGTAAQLEKAFGTKLSTWKDASSGRSFYANEAAPTLPSAVASLVSDVAGLNNRTQLHHQSASRVAPRNGPGGGYTPAQLKGGYNVSGTYTGSGQKIALLEFDGFQQSNITKYDTNYSLGSPTPTVSKVDGGSGALGDGQVEVELDIEVLHAIAPKANVTVFEGPNSDAGEVDTYQAIVDSGIPTTSISWGASESARTTSNINAVDAVFKAGAAQGLGFYAASGDDGSDDAGDGTTTVDYPASDPYVTGVGGTKLTVTSANAFSKEVAWSGGGGGKSSVFKIPSWQTAVQKSAGGGFRQVPDVSAHANPSPGVSIYSQGSWGTVGGTSAAAPEWAAFAALYNQQAAAAGEANLGFANPALYTASGTGFHDITSGSNGDYSAATGWDFTTGWGSYNAATLASKLLG, via the coding sequence GTGAAGTCACGCCTGAAACTGCTCGGCCTGGTCGCCGCACCGGCTCTGCTCGCCGCCGCGGTCCCCGCCGCCTACGCGGCCAACGCCGTCCAGCCGCACTCGACTCGCGCGGCTGTCACCGGAGATGTCCTCAAGGGCCTCAACAAGGACGCGACCCGCACCGGCAAGGTCGCCGCAGGCAAGCGGATATCGGTGGCGATCAGCCTGACCCCCAGAAACGACAAGGCACTCGACACCTTCGTCGCCAAGGTCAGCGACCCGCGGTCGAGTTCCTACGGCCACTACCTGACGAAGGGTCAGTTTGCCGCCCGCTTCGGCCGGACCGACGCCGAGGTCAAGCAGCTCAAGGACTACCTCCGCGCGCAGGGCCTCACCGTCGGCAAGGTCCACTCGGGCAACCTGCTCGTCGACGCGAGCGGCACCGCCGCCCAGCTGGAGAAGGCCTTCGGCACCAAGCTGTCGACCTGGAAGGACGCGTCGTCGGGGCGCTCGTTCTACGCCAACGAGGCCGCACCGACCCTGCCGTCCGCCGTCGCCTCCCTCGTGAGCGACGTGGCCGGCCTCAACAACCGCACCCAACTGCACCACCAGTCGGCCTCCAGGGTGGCCCCCCGCAACGGTCCGGGCGGCGGCTACACCCCGGCCCAGCTCAAGGGCGGCTACAACGTCTCCGGCACCTACACCGGCAGCGGCCAGAAGATCGCGCTGCTGGAGTTCGACGGCTTCCAGCAGTCCAACATCACGAAGTACGACACCAACTACAGCCTGGGTTCGCCCACTCCGACCGTGTCCAAGGTGGACGGCGGTTCGGGCGCGCTCGGTGACGGTCAGGTCGAGGTCGAGCTGGACATCGAGGTCCTGCACGCGATCGCCCCCAAGGCGAACGTCACCGTCTTCGAGGGACCCAACTCCGACGCCGGTGAGGTCGACACCTACCAGGCCATCGTCGACAGCGGCATCCCGACCACGTCGATCAGCTGGGGCGCCTCCGAGAGCGCGCGCACCACCTCCAACATCAACGCCGTGGACGCCGTCTTCAAGGCGGGCGCCGCCCAGGGCCTCGGCTTCTACGCGGCCTCCGGCGACGACGGCTCCGACGACGCGGGCGACGGCACCACCACCGTCGACTACCCGGCCAGCGACCCGTACGTCACCGGCGTCGGCGGCACCAAGCTGACCGTCACCTCGGCCAACGCCTTCAGCAAGGAGGTGGCCTGGTCCGGCGGCGGGGGCGGCAAGTCCTCCGTCTTCAAGATCCCCAGCTGGCAGACCGCGGTGCAGAAGAGCGCCGGCGGCGGCTTCCGCCAGGTCCCGGACGTCTCGGCGCACGCCAACCCCAGTCCCGGCGTCTCGATCTACTCCCAGGGTTCGTGGGGCACGGTCGGCGGCACCAGCGCCGCGGCGCCCGAGTGGGCGGCGTTCGCCGCGCTCTACAACCAGCAGGCCGCGGCGGCCGGCGAGGCCAACCTGGGCTTCGCCAACCCCGCCCTCTACACGGCGAGCGGCACCGGCTTCCACGACATCACCAGTGGCAGCAACGGCGACTACTCCGCTGCCACCGGCTGGGACTTCACCACCGGCTGGGGCTCGTACAACGCCGCGACCCTGGCGAGCAAGCTGCTCGGCTGA
- a CDS encoding (2Fe-2S)-binding protein codes for MPRYTFVLNGKPVTVEAPADMPLLWVLRDLLQVTGPKYGCGVGVCRACTSHLDGAEIQPCVVPVADCADRKVTTIEGLADGDTLHPVQKAWLDRDVAQCGFCQPGQIMAAAALLRRTSEPTDADIDAIENVCRCGTYSRIREAIKQAAAETEG; via the coding sequence ATGCCCCGCTACACCTTCGTCCTCAACGGCAAACCGGTCACTGTCGAGGCCCCGGCCGACATGCCGCTGCTGTGGGTGCTGCGCGACCTGCTGCAGGTGACCGGCCCCAAGTACGGCTGCGGCGTCGGGGTCTGCCGCGCCTGCACCAGTCATCTCGACGGCGCCGAGATCCAGCCCTGTGTCGTGCCCGTCGCCGACTGCGCGGACCGCAAGGTCACCACCATCGAGGGGCTGGCCGACGGCGACACCCTGCACCCCGTCCAGAAGGCGTGGCTCGACCGCGACGTCGCCCAGTGCGGCTTCTGCCAGCCCGGGCAGATCATGGCGGCGGCGGCGCTGCTCCGGCGGACGTCCGAGCCGACCGACGCGGACATCGACGCCATCGAGAACGTCTGCCGCTGCGGCACGTACTCCCGGATCCGCGAAGCCATCAAACAGGCCGCCGCGGAGACCGAGGGCTGA
- a CDS encoding xanthine dehydrogenase family protein molybdopterin-binding subunit: MVYSLAATTLTVAAPIGCDTSSAEGAEPRAADGSTRAGVVVTGNDDEMLVLEVTAANRVVVRLPRVEVGQGVTTAVAMMIAEELDARLADVDIPLADARTKGSQYTGGSSSVSSLYGPARALAATARARLVTAAAHHWRLPARTLRTRNTMVIAPDGRTATFGSLTATAAKVTRPAVSSKPKPPSRHKVIGKPTTRIDARDIITGKAQYAGDLRVPGAKPTVVARPPTLGGKIRAVDDRAARAMPGVRAVVRVAGGVAVVADTFHHAFQARDALRITWAPGPLAGLSDAAIRSRLRAAVPRLGAAPSGSTQVTGEFEFAFVGHAPMEVLTVVADVRADRAELWFSTQTPMDARDGIASAVGLPASKVKVHVIRGGGSFGRRLNHDFAIEAALVSKAARRPVKLMWSRGDDLRHGRMRPATQHRIRASHKSGRVVAFVHATASVSESWEGQSLAAQGGVTSVVAQAGRAREAGPLPSDSGLYNFGRLSGDSGGVELAAIPLGAWRSVDSGTTRTAEEIMVDEIARSLGKDPVAFRRTTLRSRAVRAVLDKAAAAGSWGRAMPAGHGQGMAVHEEYGSCVACLIEIDATDPKNPRVTRAVMAADVGTAVNPRGLEAQLMGTTIDGISTVLRAGLHIDRGAVREGSFADFHYARQRHAPLRFEAHIMPSKGEPGGAGELGVPAAAGAVANAYARATGTKPRRFPLNF; this comes from the coding sequence ATGGTCTACTCGCTGGCCGCGACCACCCTGACCGTGGCCGCGCCGATCGGCTGCGACACGTCCTCGGCGGAGGGCGCCGAGCCCCGGGCGGCCGACGGGAGCACCCGGGCCGGCGTCGTGGTGACCGGCAACGACGACGAGATGCTCGTCCTGGAGGTCACCGCGGCGAACCGGGTGGTCGTCCGGCTGCCGCGCGTCGAGGTCGGCCAGGGTGTCACCACCGCGGTCGCCATGATGATCGCCGAGGAACTGGACGCCCGCCTCGCCGACGTAGACATCCCGCTCGCCGACGCCCGCACCAAGGGAAGCCAGTACACCGGCGGTTCGAGCTCGGTCAGCTCGCTGTACGGACCGGCCCGGGCGCTGGCCGCCACCGCGCGCGCCCGACTGGTGACCGCCGCCGCCCACCACTGGCGCCTGCCCGCACGCACACTGCGGACCCGGAACACCATGGTGATCGCTCCGGACGGGCGTACGGCCACCTTCGGATCGCTGACCGCGACGGCCGCGAAGGTCACCCGGCCGGCCGTGTCCAGCAAGCCCAAACCCCCCTCCCGGCACAAGGTGATCGGGAAGCCGACGACCCGGATCGACGCGCGGGACATCATCACCGGCAAGGCGCAGTACGCCGGTGACCTGCGGGTGCCCGGCGCGAAACCGACCGTGGTGGCCCGGCCGCCGACGCTCGGCGGGAAGATCCGCGCGGTCGACGACCGCGCGGCCCGCGCGATGCCGGGCGTCCGCGCGGTAGTACGGGTCGCGGGCGGAGTCGCCGTGGTCGCGGACACCTTCCACCACGCCTTCCAGGCCCGCGACGCCCTGCGGATCACCTGGGCGCCGGGCCCGCTGGCGGGGCTGTCCGACGCGGCCATCAGATCCCGGCTGCGCGCCGCCGTCCCTCGACTGGGCGCCGCGCCGAGCGGATCGACGCAGGTGACGGGCGAGTTCGAGTTCGCATTCGTCGGCCATGCCCCGATGGAGGTGCTGACCGTGGTGGCGGACGTCCGCGCGGACCGCGCCGAGCTCTGGTTCTCCACCCAGACGCCGATGGACGCCCGGGACGGCATCGCCTCGGCGGTCGGGCTCCCGGCGTCGAAGGTCAAGGTCCATGTCATACGGGGCGGCGGCTCGTTCGGGCGGCGGCTGAACCACGACTTCGCGATCGAGGCCGCCCTTGTCTCCAAGGCGGCCCGCCGGCCGGTCAAGCTGATGTGGAGCCGCGGCGACGACCTGCGGCACGGCAGGATGCGCCCGGCCACCCAGCACCGGATCAGAGCCAGCCACAAGAGTGGCCGGGTGGTGGCCTTCGTCCACGCGACGGCTTCGGTGAGCGAGTCGTGGGAGGGGCAGAGCCTCGCCGCGCAGGGCGGGGTGACATCCGTGGTCGCGCAGGCGGGGCGTGCCCGGGAGGCCGGACCGCTGCCCAGCGACAGCGGGCTCTACAACTTCGGGCGGCTGTCCGGGGATTCGGGCGGCGTGGAGCTGGCGGCGATACCGCTGGGTGCCTGGCGCTCGGTGGACTCCGGGACGACCAGGACCGCCGAGGAGATCATGGTCGACGAGATCGCCCGCAGCCTCGGCAAGGACCCGGTCGCCTTCCGGCGCACCACACTCCGGAGCAGGGCCGTGCGCGCCGTGCTCGACAAGGCGGCGGCTGCCGGGAGTTGGGGCCGGGCCATGCCGGCCGGACACGGGCAGGGCATGGCGGTCCATGAGGAGTACGGCTCCTGTGTGGCCTGCCTGATCGAGATCGACGCCACCGACCCGAAGAACCCGCGCGTGACCCGGGCGGTGATGGCGGCCGACGTCGGAACGGCCGTGAATCCACGCGGACTTGAGGCCCAGCTCATGGGCACCACCATCGATGGCATCTCCACCGTGCTGCGGGCCGGCCTCCACATCGACCGGGGCGCGGTGCGCGAGGGCAGCTTCGCCGACTTCCACTACGCCCGCCAGCGGCACGCCCCCCTGCGCTTCGAGGCGCACATCATGCCGTCCAAGGGGGAGCCCGGCGGGGCCGGGGAACTCGGGGTGCCGGCCGCGGCGGGCGCGGTCGCCAACGCGTACGCCCGGGCCACGGGCACCAAGCCCCGGCGCTTCCCGCTCAACTTCTGA
- a CDS encoding YceI family protein has translation MAFALLRRRWSKGTGAGEGLTLPLPTGAGALSCEVLDPLGQPMGGAEVTVSATDAHQVMARGTTDPYGYFLAVLPAGRYSLMIIAEGLTPYRETVDLLDGVMLPVQRVQLEPARPLDLPVPGTWLFDPPHTAIRFIAKHVGMGHVHGRFERFEGGIQVARSMIESRVQVRIDASSITTGNRTRDNHLRSADFLDVERFPYIDFVSSRFSYRAGAKWVVQGSLSMHGVSRSMSLETTYLGSVNGGYGEELRCAALARAELHREDYTLNWRSMLARGIAVVGPTVQLELDIQAMYRTHDTPTPPE, from the coding sequence ATGGCTTTCGCGCTGCTCAGGCGCCGGTGGTCCAAGGGGACCGGGGCCGGCGAAGGTCTGACGCTCCCTCTGCCGACGGGCGCGGGGGCCCTGAGCTGCGAGGTCCTCGACCCGCTGGGCCAGCCGATGGGCGGCGCCGAGGTGACGGTGAGCGCGACCGACGCCCACCAGGTGATGGCACGCGGTACGACGGACCCGTACGGCTACTTCCTCGCCGTGCTGCCGGCGGGGCGCTACAGCCTCATGATCATCGCCGAGGGGCTGACGCCGTACCGTGAGACGGTCGATCTCCTCGACGGTGTGATGCTCCCGGTGCAGCGCGTCCAACTGGAGCCGGCCCGGCCGCTGGACCTGCCGGTGCCCGGCACCTGGCTCTTCGATCCGCCGCACACCGCGATCCGGTTCATCGCCAAGCATGTCGGCATGGGGCATGTGCACGGCCGTTTCGAGCGGTTCGAGGGCGGTATCCAGGTGGCGCGGTCGATGATCGAGTCCCGCGTCCAGGTCCGTATCGACGCGTCGAGCATCACGACCGGAAACCGGACCCGGGACAACCACCTGCGGTCGGCGGACTTCCTGGACGTCGAGCGCTTTCCGTACATCGACTTCGTGAGCTCGCGTTTCTCCTACCGGGCCGGTGCGAAGTGGGTGGTGCAGGGCTCGCTGTCGATGCACGGGGTGAGCCGTTCGATGTCGCTGGAGACGACCTACCTGGGGTCGGTCAACGGCGGCTACGGCGAGGAGTTGCGCTGCGCGGCCCTCGCCCGGGCGGAACTGCACCGGGAGGACTACACGCTCAACTGGCGGTCCATGCTGGCCCGGGGTATCGCGGTGGTCGGCCCGACGGTCCAACTGGAGCTGGACATACAGGCGATGTACAGGACGCATGACACGCCTACGCCGCCGGAATAG
- a CDS encoding excalibur calcium-binding domain-containing protein, with protein sequence MSNPYNTSGNVPSAPIPGPAPDRQGPRWARKRFVLPAIGLAFILGLAIGDGGQADGKDPVSADPQPTATVTATATATATVTATETATPEPAATVTVLATRTVTAEPAVDTDTGSDTGSDTGSDGGSGSGGDDVYYENCTAARAAGAAPVRVGDPGYGRHLDRDGDGVGCE encoded by the coding sequence ATGAGCAACCCATACAACACGTCCGGAAATGTGCCGTCTGCTCCGATACCGGGTCCCGCACCGGACCGGCAGGGCCCGAGATGGGCCCGCAAGAGATTCGTACTGCCCGCCATCGGGCTGGCGTTCATCCTTGGTCTCGCCATCGGCGACGGCGGTCAGGCGGACGGGAAGGACCCGGTGTCCGCCGACCCGCAGCCCACCGCGACGGTCACCGCCACGGCGACGGCGACCGCCACGGTCACCGCCACCGAGACGGCCACGCCCGAACCCGCGGCCACCGTCACCGTGCTGGCGACGAGGACGGTGACGGCCGAACCGGCGGTCGACACCGACACCGGATCCGACACCGGATCAGACACTGGATCAGACGGGGGCTCCGGCTCCGGCGGCGACGACGTGTACTACGAGAACTGCACGGCAGCCCGCGCGGCCGGTGCCGCCCCGGTACGGGTCGGCGATCCCGGCTATGGACGGCACCTCGACCGGGACGGCGACGGGGTCGGCTGCGAGTGA
- a CDS encoding RNA polymerase sigma factor → MNSEARSDEFVIVDRVTHEAEGEILRELSWGEIAGHRERLMRLVRQRLPTAQDAEDCVQETMLRAAAHDNLDRERIGPFLTSVALRLCVDHYRELERRRRLVGRTAHVSRPELPDEDVCDEDFGRWLLRQVQQLRGRERQVMLARADGISTMEFARMHQISLKAAEGAFTRGRARLRLVCAQTLDGVAAHHR, encoded by the coding sequence ATGAATTCGGAAGCCCGCTCAGATGAGTTCGTAATCGTCGATCGAGTCACTCATGAAGCCGAGGGAGAAATTCTTCGGGAGTTGTCCTGGGGAGAGATCGCCGGCCACCGGGAACGACTGATGCGACTGGTCCGCCAGCGGCTGCCGACCGCCCAGGACGCGGAGGACTGCGTCCAGGAGACGATGTTGAGGGCGGCGGCCCACGACAACCTCGACCGGGAGCGGATCGGGCCCTTTCTGACCTCGGTCGCGCTGCGGCTGTGTGTCGACCACTATCGCGAACTGGAGCGCAGACGGCGGCTGGTGGGCCGTACCGCGCACGTCAGCAGGCCCGAGCTGCCGGACGAGGACGTGTGCGACGAGGACTTCGGACGCTGGCTGCTGCGCCAGGTCCAGCAGCTGCGGGGCCGTGAGCGTCAGGTCATGCTGGCCCGCGCCGACGGTATCTCCACGATGGAGTTCGCCCGTATGCACCAGATCTCGCTGAAGGCGGCCGAGGGCGCGTTCACCCGGGGGCGGGCGCGGCTGCGGCTCGTGTGCGCCCAGACGCTGGACGGGGTCGCGGCACACCACAGGTAA
- a CDS encoding helix-turn-helix transcriptional regulator: MIQWPRHPMGVPSVTGRRELLDLAGTELAARHGVLFHGAAGIGKSTLVASLMASLAVPAQPPGTVLHCSPAPEDARLPFVGLVDLFARVPESCLEALASEPRAALSAALLRDREPAGDRSRLAVRVAVLDVLRVLAAAGPVLLVVDGLQWLDEPTAEVLAFAVRRVEGLDIRMVTAERVADGEQPERLRCCPPDTVELPVPPLDDGEVAHLVRTVIGADPPPGVLRAIQDTAAGNPSYALELAREAPRDAAALGRPLPVPRRLRGRLLDPMRSLPRPAQHTLLVASAAAHPTLTLLRAAGLPDPAADLADAERLGVATADAHGTVRFWHPLIRAAVYADAPEYGRREVHALLARAVTEPVEQARHLALAHPHEDETTARTLMSAAETARRDGTPDAAFELAGLAALRTPADRPADRADRLLAAAEYACDGGQLEEAGQAAGTVLAGSGSARQRARARVILLRNAGQALEGTRDLIEEGLRDAAGDPEAEAWLHYWAAVRGLLCGELEDAARHARRAARQADRAGDTDTRIGALATLARVRSLAGEPVAADTALEEALALAGGADAGPESWGLIRMRAILALDSDRVTEAGERVTRLLAEIGEFAGIEEVVATLVALTRIQVRAGHCREALRTAAHCSRTLAETGVQTAPALYAAALAATVGGSADEARRLAEQAVRASEADGDRLFLLRALAVLGQAELLAGDPQGAAAAVEVLQRVKQLGEAMCAADPPLLHWYADLAEALVVLGETDAAGAVLHDARTRVSGEAPGSVLAALERAEGLREAALGRAKEGALRLRTAVDRLRRLPLPVELVRTLIALGTVERRSRRRSAARTVLREALETAKRIGAAPLAARAWDELARLDARDRSGETGAGESELTPTEARIAELVGGGATNREVAAKLFISVKTVEGALSRVYRKLGVRSRTALAHAMAVAVLASGAAVAYGDDDQVGPVPQGVTVSQPGRVRTPRAPDTRR, from the coding sequence ATGATCCAGTGGCCGCGTCACCCCATGGGCGTACCGTCCGTGACCGGTCGCCGAGAGCTGCTCGACCTCGCCGGGACCGAGTTGGCGGCCCGTCATGGGGTCCTCTTCCACGGCGCCGCGGGGATCGGGAAGTCCACTCTCGTGGCCTCCCTCATGGCGTCCTTGGCCGTGCCCGCCCAGCCGCCCGGAACGGTGCTGCACTGCTCGCCCGCTCCGGAGGATGCCCGGCTTCCGTTCGTCGGCCTCGTCGACCTGTTCGCGCGGGTGCCGGAGAGCTGCCTGGAGGCGCTGGCGTCCGAACCCCGCGCGGCACTGAGCGCGGCACTGCTGCGCGACCGTGAACCGGCCGGCGACCGGAGCCGTCTCGCGGTGCGCGTCGCCGTCCTCGACGTGCTGCGCGTTCTCGCCGCCGCAGGCCCCGTTCTGCTGGTCGTCGACGGTCTCCAGTGGCTCGACGAGCCGACCGCCGAGGTGCTCGCCTTCGCCGTACGCCGTGTAGAGGGCCTCGACATACGGATGGTGACCGCCGAGCGGGTGGCCGACGGGGAGCAGCCCGAACGGCTGCGCTGCTGCCCGCCGGACACCGTCGAACTCCCCGTGCCACCTCTCGACGACGGTGAGGTGGCCCACCTCGTGCGCACCGTCATCGGCGCCGACCCGCCGCCGGGTGTGCTGCGGGCGATCCAGGACACCGCAGCCGGAAACCCGTCGTACGCACTCGAGTTGGCGCGGGAGGCCCCGCGCGACGCGGCGGCCCTCGGCCGGCCGCTGCCGGTGCCCCGAAGACTGCGCGGCCGGCTCCTCGACCCGATGCGCTCGCTGCCGCGACCGGCTCAGCACACCCTCCTTGTCGCCAGCGCCGCCGCCCACCCCACCCTCACTCTCCTGCGCGCCGCCGGGCTCCCCGATCCCGCCGCCGACCTCGCGGACGCCGAACGGCTCGGCGTCGCGACGGCCGATGCCCACGGAACCGTACGTTTTTGGCATCCGCTGATCCGGGCCGCCGTCTACGCCGACGCACCGGAGTACGGACGCCGTGAGGTGCACGCCCTGCTCGCCCGCGCGGTCACCGAACCCGTGGAGCAGGCCCGCCACCTCGCCCTCGCCCACCCGCACGAGGACGAGACCACCGCCCGCACACTGATGTCCGCGGCCGAGACCGCGCGCCGCGACGGCACACCCGACGCCGCCTTCGAGCTCGCCGGGCTCGCCGCCCTGCGTACCCCCGCCGACCGCCCCGCGGACCGCGCCGACCGGCTGCTCGCCGCAGCCGAATACGCCTGCGACGGCGGTCAGTTGGAGGAGGCCGGCCAGGCGGCCGGAACCGTCCTCGCCGGGTCGGGTTCCGCGCGGCAGCGGGCGCGCGCCCGAGTGATCCTGCTGCGCAACGCCGGACAGGCGCTGGAGGGCACCCGTGACCTGATCGAGGAGGGCCTCAGGGACGCCGCCGGCGATCCGGAGGCGGAGGCCTGGCTGCACTACTGGGCGGCCGTACGAGGCCTGCTGTGCGGGGAGCTGGAGGACGCGGCCCGGCATGCCCGCCGCGCTGCCCGGCAGGCGGACCGGGCCGGTGACACGGACACCAGGATCGGGGCCCTCGCCACCCTCGCCCGGGTGCGGTCCCTGGCCGGCGAACCGGTCGCCGCCGACACCGCCCTCGAGGAGGCGCTCGCGCTGGCAGGCGGCGCCGACGCCGGCCCGGAGAGCTGGGGACTGATCCGGATGCGGGCGATTCTCGCCCTGGACTCCGACAGGGTCACCGAGGCCGGGGAGCGGGTCACCCGACTCCTGGCGGAGATCGGCGAGTTCGCGGGGATCGAGGAGGTCGTGGCGACCCTGGTCGCGCTGACCCGTATCCAGGTGCGCGCCGGGCACTGCCGGGAGGCACTGCGCACCGCCGCCCACTGCTCACGCACCCTGGCCGAGACGGGCGTACAGACCGCCCCGGCACTCTATGCGGCGGCACTCGCGGCGACCGTCGGCGGCAGTGCCGACGAGGCCCGGCGCCTCGCCGAGCAGGCGGTACGGGCCTCGGAGGCCGACGGTGACCGGCTGTTCCTGCTCCGCGCCCTGGCGGTGCTGGGCCAGGCCGAGCTGCTCGCCGGCGACCCACAGGGTGCCGCGGCCGCGGTCGAGGTCCTGCAGCGCGTCAAGCAGCTGGGCGAGGCGATGTGCGCGGCCGACCCGCCGTTGCTGCACTGGTACGCGGACCTGGCCGAAGCCCTGGTCGTCCTGGGCGAGACGGACGCGGCCGGGGCCGTGCTGCACGATGCCCGCACGCGGGTGTCCGGCGAGGCGCCCGGCAGCGTACTGGCGGCCCTGGAGCGGGCGGAGGGACTGCGTGAGGCGGCGCTCGGCCGGGCGAAGGAGGGGGCCCTGCGGCTGCGTACCGCCGTGGACCGCCTACGCCGGCTGCCGTTGCCCGTCGAGCTGGTGCGCACCCTGATCGCACTAGGCACGGTCGAACGCCGGTCACGTCGCAGGAGCGCGGCGCGGACTGTCCTCCGCGAGGCCCTGGAGACAGCGAAACGGATCGGCGCCGCTCCACTCGCGGCACGGGCCTGGGACGAGCTGGCGCGACTTGACGCCAGAGACCGCAGCGGTGAGACAGGCGCGGGCGAATCCGAACTCACCCCCACGGAGGCCAGGATCGCGGAACTGGTCGGCGGCGGCGCCACCAACCGGGAAGTCGCCGCGAAGCTGTTCATCAGCGTCAAGACGGTGGAGGGCGCCCTCTCACGGGTCTACCGCAAGCTCGGGGTCCGCTCGCGCACCGCGCTCGCCCACGCGATGGCGGTCGCCGTCCTCGCCTCCGGAGCTGCCGTCGCGTACGGCGACGACGACCAAGTGGGTCCCGTGCCACAGGGAGTGACGGTAAGTCAGCCGGGCCGGGTACGGACGCCCCGCGCGCCCGACACTCGCCGTTGA